The following are encoded together in the Streptomyces rapamycinicus NRRL 5491 genome:
- a CDS encoding ABC transporter transmembrane domain-containing protein produces MPVGMFRPAESPATVPEADHRSAWRYLWWLIRIRPRLLVLSTALGALWMLPLALLPLVVGYAIDEGIDDGSTSSLTGWVIVVAVLAVVQAVAGAGLIQAAVGGQMHAVATSHRVVLRQATRLGGSLRLKAGSGDVVAVAAGDIPSIGSAFEVVGRSSGAVVSFVAIAVALTVTSPVLGVVVLIGVPAALLGIGPLLRPLQRRNEEQRDRLGTATAQAGDICSGLRVLRGIGGERKFTERFVGVSQEVRRAGESAGRLEAWLGAAGVFLPGLVTIVVAWLGARLVLSDVITPGELVAFYGASVFLVIPVSTATEAVESISQAHVGAGRICRFLNLVPDPPPPDDPLTLPPGALSLEDRATGIEAPAGRLTAVATSGEHGSRTAARITRYGPPAPVDGTRLAGVPLDRIALPELRRRLVLCSHTDILFSGPLRAELAGDRARTDEELCAALHAAAAEDVVEALPHGLDDAVIEGGRSLSGGQRQRLILARALLAAPDVLVLDDPTSAVDSSTEALIARRVARYRAGRTTLVFSGSPLWSNAADEVVTLARVAAGGGHADHGGERTP; encoded by the coding sequence TTGCCCGTCGGTATGTTCCGGCCCGCTGAGTCCCCGGCGACCGTTCCCGAAGCCGACCACCGCAGCGCCTGGCGCTACCTGTGGTGGCTGATCCGGATCCGTCCACGGCTGCTGGTGCTGAGCACCGCCCTCGGCGCCCTGTGGATGCTTCCACTCGCCCTGCTCCCCCTGGTCGTCGGATACGCCATCGACGAGGGCATCGACGACGGATCGACCTCCTCGCTCACCGGCTGGGTCATCGTGGTCGCGGTGCTGGCTGTGGTCCAGGCCGTCGCCGGCGCGGGGCTCATCCAGGCCGCGGTTGGAGGCCAGATGCACGCGGTCGCCACCAGCCACCGGGTCGTGCTGCGTCAGGCCACCCGGCTGGGCGGCTCGTTGCGGCTCAAGGCCGGCTCCGGCGACGTGGTGGCAGTCGCCGCCGGCGACATCCCCAGCATCGGCAGCGCCTTCGAGGTCGTCGGCCGGTCCTCGGGAGCCGTCGTCTCCTTCGTGGCGATCGCAGTCGCCCTCACCGTCACCTCGCCTGTCCTGGGCGTCGTGGTGCTCATCGGCGTACCTGCGGCCCTGCTCGGGATCGGCCCGCTGCTCCGGCCGCTGCAGCGGCGCAACGAGGAGCAGCGCGACCGGCTGGGCACGGCGACCGCTCAGGCCGGCGACATCTGCTCAGGGCTGCGTGTGCTGCGCGGCATCGGCGGGGAGCGGAAGTTCACGGAGCGCTTCGTCGGCGTCAGCCAGGAGGTGCGGCGCGCAGGGGAGTCGGCCGGGCGGCTGGAGGCCTGGCTCGGCGCCGCCGGGGTGTTCCTCCCCGGTCTGGTCACCATCGTCGTCGCATGGCTCGGTGCCCGGCTCGTACTCTCCGATGTCATCACCCCGGGCGAACTCGTCGCGTTCTACGGCGCGTCGGTGTTCCTCGTCATCCCGGTGAGCACGGCGACGGAGGCCGTGGAGTCGATCAGCCAGGCTCATGTCGGGGCCGGCCGGATCTGCCGCTTCCTCAACCTGGTCCCCGATCCCCCGCCGCCGGACGACCCGTTGACGCTGCCCCCGGGCGCCCTGTCGCTGGAGGACCGGGCGACCGGCATCGAGGCGCCGGCGGGCCGGCTCACGGCCGTGGCCACCAGCGGCGAGCACGGTTCGCGGACCGCGGCCAGGATCACCCGTTACGGACCCCCGGCCCCCGTGGACGGCACCCGGCTCGCGGGCGTCCCGCTGGACCGGATCGCCCTGCCGGAGCTGCGCCGTCGGCTCGTCCTGTGCAGCCACACCGACATCCTGTTCAGCGGCCCGCTCCGGGCCGAACTCGCCGGCGACCGGGCCCGTACCGACGAGGAGCTGTGTGCGGCGCTGCACGCGGCCGCCGCCGAGGACGTGGTCGAGGCGCTGCCGCACGGGCTGGACGACGCCGTCATCGAGGGCGGCCGCTCACTGTCCGGCGGACAGCGGCAGCGGCTGATCCTGGCCCGTGCCCTGCTCGCCGCCCCCGACGTCCTGGTCCTCGACGATCCGACGTCCGCGGTCGACTCCTCCACCGAGGCGCTGATCGCCCGGCGGGTGGCCCGCTACCGCGCGGGGCGCACCACCCTCGTCTTCAGCGGCAGCCCGCTGTGGTCGAACGCCGCCGACGAGGTGGTCACGCTCGCCCGGGTGGCCGCCGGCGGCGGCCACGCCGACCACGGAGGGGAGCGGACGCCATGA